Below is a genomic region from Seriola aureovittata isolate HTS-2021-v1 ecotype China chromosome 23, ASM2101889v1, whole genome shotgun sequence.
AGTTAGGAGCAGATGGGTTAAGGTTCTAATGAGGCCAGAACTGAGTTAAGCCAGACTGACGTCAACTAGTGTCACTAATAAAGATGAAGTGAGGCTAGAGAAATTGTGCATGTTAAAGTAAATATGGACAAAGCAGCAGCTTAGGTGCTGTAGAGAAAGAGTAATTTGGGTTTTActgtctatgtgtttgtgtaaaagaCGTGTGGCTTTGgtacattcatgtttttaggagaaaaaaaagaaaaggaacagagcgagagggagagagacagggagcaggagacaagaggaaaaataCTGATGATGAGATTGAGACGGGGTAGAGGGGGATCCGTGCCTTGGTGAGACTTAAATGGGGGAGGGGTCTCTCCAACTGGAGAGAGAAACCCCTCCTGCAGGGGTCCATTGTCTACCACCCACAGCTATGAATAGAAAGCTGATTACAGCAGTCAGCATATTGTATTCCATTGCAGGGTTGCCTACGGCTGATCACCGCATGTTGCcgttttgttttatgtctccCCTCTGTTATTTCCACCTGAAgtgtttcacagtttttcagtgAAAGGCTTTTGCTCTCCTTTTAGGTCTAAACTGCAGGCtggaagtgttttcttttcctctacaTCATGCCAGACGAAGCAAAcctcccctctccctgtctcaaAATGACTTGTCTATtattaaaagcttttaaatggAGCAGTGTGTTGGCTGACTACCAAATCTAGTGCCTTGTTGCCAAGGAAACACATACCCGTGGTCtcagctctctcttttttttccccctcccccGAGGCTCATATTTCAAAACTGTCAGCAATCTGGTGCGCTCACACTGCTGCCTTTCAGCTAAAAGCTTTTTGTGCTGCTATTGGAGCAGAATGGAGGGGAAAAGAGAGCAGATGGGAGTGGTTagagggaaggggagggaaAATGAAGGGCCTCCCTCACCGTTGCCAAGGCAACTTGATGTCACGGTGACATCACGCACCACTAAAAGCTTTTAACCGGATTCCTCTCCTGCCTTAGGCCCCATTTTGAGTCCTCTTTCAGCTAGGCTAGGGGGAAGGGCACAGGCAGGACAGTGGTGTGTGTGCCTTTTTGCATGTATCACTCCCACACCTCACACAGCTCTTAGCACAGTAAAAGGCTTTCAAATTCAACCTCTAAAGATCCTATTTCTGCAAACACAGCCAGAACAGGCCAAGAGAACCATTTCAAAAATGGCATCAGACGATGGTTTCAGCTACCTAATGCCAGGCCACAGTGAGAAACACAGGCGGGCCCCGAACTGGACCGACGGTGAAATGAAAGCCCTCCTGTATGTGTGGGAGGAACACCACAACGAACTGAAAATGAGCAAGAGGAACGCCAAGGTTTACGAGAAGATGTCCCAGAGGTTTTTCCATCTGACCGGAGAGCAGCGTTTCAAAGAAGAGATCAAGATGAAAATCACCAACATGTCTTTCCAGTACAGGCAAGTACACCAGATCCCAATGTCCATTCAGGGTTATGACACcaaactcctgctgctgcatgaCTATAAACATCACTTTTCTTCTCCAACAGGCGACTGAAATCTACAGTTGGTGAAAGTGGGGAAACACCGGATTGGCCGTACTATAAATCCATCGAGAAGATCCTCTCCAAGCCGCTGGAGAACGGGCGGGTGAACTCTTTGGAGTTTCAGGCCTCCGCTGCAGGgccctccacttcctcccagtCTACAGACAACCTGGCACCCCAGTCGGAGGAGGGGATGCTGGGGTTCCTGCCAGAGTACACGGGCTCCTCAGATGAGATGGAGATAAAGCAAGAGCTGGACTCTTTGAGCTCTGACAGTGACAACACACAGGGCTCCAGGTAACAAAAACTAGACGagatacatgtgtgtgtgtgtgtgtgtgtgtatgtgtcttttcATTACTGTTAAAGGCAATTTGTCTTCTATTGTTTCAGTGAAGCAATCCACAAAGGTTGCTCACACAATATTCAACTAAGCTGACATAACAGAGTCAGAGATTGTGAAACTGAATTTCTAGAATACCTTTATCTAGGATTAGCATTCAAACTGAGAGTAGATCAATTCTGACCAACAGGTCTGAGGAAGAGAAGCATTTCCTTctttcagctgtattttgtattttgtggcCTTACACAGCTGATGGAGTTACTCAGTTGGCATGAAAATGGTCTAGGTAGTCAAATAGAGAACAATATGTAGGCTATAATATAGATTTATATGATATCTTCATATTATATAACGCCTTGATTTGACGCTATCATATGACAACAGTGTGATTGACCGCAGCCACCTGTTATCACctgacattcattcattcattcaattaatTGACAAATTCAAGCCATTCAAGTTCAAGCCATTTCCCTGACAACTGAGTAACTCCCTGGATATGGATATGGCTCTCAGCAGTAGACTGTTTGGTTAGGTGTCTTAGGTGCTTTTTTTTCAGTAACTGCCAATTTCACATGCTGTTGTCTTTAAAACTATACATATATGGCACAACAACGGGAGTAGCTTTAGCCAAAGATTGCTGCTTCAGCTAGATTTGTCTCAGTACCGttagctgtgtgtttgagtagTTTGGGGTTTAGCGTTAGCTATTGTAACAGTTTGTTGTAGTTTGTAATTACAGCAAATTTTGCACGCCATTTCTTTGAAATTATACATATATGAcataacaatacatttttaatgattgtTATGTATGATTCTAATCTTAATTAATGCATTTTAGCATTTATGTGGCAGTATATATCATTGCcaatttatttatcttatcCAGTATTCAACatacttttaaaatacttttgGCCTCTGACTTGGGAAGAAAGTTGCTGATGTTAACAAATGGCAGAATTGTTCTGTTATTGAAGATTTAGGACCAACATGAGCTTTTGAACCCAGAGGTGACAGTGCCTGATCTGAAATGTCCCCTCTCTGTTCTCCAGCTCCCACCCTATTTCAGCCAGGAAGAGGCATGCCAACAAGCACCTgtccatgaagaagaagaagctgcgGGTGATGCAGGCCATGCTACAGCAACAAAAGAGGTCGAGCCGAGCAATAGAGGAGACGTGCAGGGAGGTCCGTCGAGCCTTGCACCAACAGAACCTCCTCCAGGTCCAGTGTGTGCAGCTGCAGGAGCGTATGATGAACCTCCTGGAGAAAATGATCCAGCCTCCCTCCACCACATCAGCGTCATGGGGTCAGAGTGGGGCCAAAGACCCAGGGAAGCCATGAAGTGTGTGGGTTATGATTGCTGGGAGAGATCATGGTCTTGCCTCACCTGTAGCCTCTGACGCAAAAATAAAGAAGGCTATATTTCTTTGGATTTCAGTTAGACATTGAACAGAGAAGTGTAACAATTTGCTCTTATGATTTCTGAAGGTGTCATCAGCCTGAATACCTTTAATGGGAGGTAATCACGCTAATAATCACAATGACGTAGACATACACTGTCTCTTTAGCAGTCGGGGCTCCAATGTTTTCATCTCAAGGATACTTGTATCTTTCTTGATAATTTGTACCCTATTAAAAACACTGTGGGAACAACAGCCTTGCAAAATTAGACTTATCTTGTCACTTCATTTTGTCACTGTGCCAGGATAATTACAAGTTGGGAAGGTTTGATGCCAAAACAGAGCAATTTGTAGCAATATGAACCAGGAGCTGAGGCAATAATCCCTGCTGTTATTGAGTGGGTTGTCAGCAAATAGCATCATAATCAACACAAACTGCATGAGATTTCTTGAAGAAGGAAATTTCACATCTCTTAAATATGTCTTTTATGCGCTCAGtagcagaagaaaaacatgctgGCTTACTGTTTCCCATGCAGGATACTGAATTGCTTCTAGCCTTGGTTTTTCATTGATGTGGCTCTAAAGATTTGCCtggaaaagagagatgaaataATTTATTGTTAAGGTACATATCCTGCTTTCAACTGAAAAAAACGAATCAAGGTGAAGCTCATTTAgatgtaataaatatacaaacTCGATATAATAAATAGTCAAACTCATTCtttgcattttcagtttgtgtgtcactgtgaccacacagACTAGTACTCTGCCTGCACAGTAATTGGTAGTATATTAAAAGTATATTCAAACAAATAACATTTATACAGCATTTAATCTTGGTTGGCATTGTGCTTTTAGGATTagacataaatgtaattttttaaaaaaaaatactacataAAAGATGACCTGTTCTCCTTTGCATTTCTGCTGAATAAAACACCTCATGGTCTGGCCatcatttcatgtgtttcactgtAATTTTCTCCACTGTTTCCCCAGCATATCTGTTTCTGCAGGGTAATTATTGAAATGCAAAGTACACCGAAGGCAAGGAGCGATAGAGCTGAAATGTTAAAGTCTTTGCCTTCCAGCCTATTTTAAGAGGATTTGGAGAAACTAGGGATTAAGTTAGTTCCATCACACACTACACCAACTTAACGGAAGTCACTGCCTCATGAGAAAGAAATTGTAATAggctacagttttttttatgagaTGTACACCAAATTATGCCACCTGTGATTGTTACACCTACCCAatagtaaataaatgtgtgtgcaaCAGCTTGTCATGGTTTACAGCACTAGGCTATCAATAATCTCAGTCACATGACATGTTTCATCAAATAACTGTCAGTTATTTCCTCTTTGCTGCAAATGTGTTGGCTACACACCTGTTGTAAAGCCATGTGACTTTGTGTGCAGCCGTTGCAGCCCTTTGACCAGAGAGGTTTGTTTACAGACTATCTGCTGTAAAGTGCTGCACCAGTGTGGAAGAGGCAGGGGGCAAGTGATTGAGGTATACAGCAATGATAGCAAAATCATATTGgtaagatttttatttaaaacttagAAACTTATCAccaatgtatatttatatatatatatttatatacattggTGATAAGTTTctcaacatatatatatatatatatagataaatatatatatatatatatatatatatatatatgttgagaaacttatatatatatatgtatatatatgtatgttgaGAACTTATCACGAGTGCATTTTCGAATCTAATATGCGTCTAATATcgtgtgtgatgtgtgattaCAGAGCTTATGGTGTGGTTTAAGTATTTCTATATTTAAGTGGAATTGTTCATTAAATGGACCTAGGCTTTTAAATTTGGTTTACTTCAGCGCAAAAATAAAGAAGGTCAACTGACATCAATATCAGCCAATAGGGTCACTCCAATCGTTTGAATATTGAACGTGATAGGCGCAGTGATTGGCCAGAGGGAGACGTCACATGTTCCAGAGACGTTACGCTGTCATGGTTACGGTGAAAGACGCTTTGTGATCTCCTCTGTGAGTCAATGGAGGGAGGCTGTGTTGTCGCGGTTTGCCATATGGACTACTACTGAATCACGGCGCGGAAATATTGTtttgaataattaaacaatGGACGagtaatgtgaaaaatgtaaatgcgTGGACTTTCATCAACGTGAATGTAAAACCGTGGGCGTTTTTGCGGAACTTTTCGTCCCTGGAAAAGGTAATTTGCAAACTTAGCGTTAGTCCTCAAACAGCCTCATTGTAGTGCTATTATGGGAACGAATTCAGAGTTTATCATTACTTTATCggtttgacgtttttataagggaatttaaaataaaactaaagcagCCTCAAGGCTTCGTcaagtgtttcctgtgttggaAAAATGTTTAACTTCTGTGGTGAGCAGAGTATTGGAACATGTAAAAACAGAGTGGTTGACCGAAACCATAGAGTCTGGTTATCATTAAAGTGCTGTTGGTGAGTAGAGGGCCAGCTGGCACTCTGTTTTAGGGGAGTGGGTGGAGGGGTAAATGGGAGTAATTTGCAAGCTGTGTTAGGAAGAACATAAAAGCTGTGTGCCTTATCTTTGACAGATAATTGCTAAAATAAGATTGATATCAGTGGCTTACTTAGTTATTAAATTTCTTTGGTAGACTTCAAATCCAGCTGGAGAAACACTCTGCCTCTTTATGTCATTAGGTCcatattattttttctaatattatatattatttttcataatttagTCAAAATTAATTTGGGTagttgcattttaatttcaagtattttcatttgtttccaaGTGTATCTGTTAAGTATTTTGTAAATCTGTTTCTACCAAATGCTCTAAAATCATGTGTATTATTAGTAGCCTATTCAAGTataaagtatagtatagtagtataaGTACTTAATGgaattatttttactgtataGGGCCTAAAAGTAGCCAATTTATCAATGAAtggattgacagaaaatgaaatggctattattaattaattacaattttcaagaaataatgacaaaaattaCTCAGTTTCAGCTTTcttgctttattttgtttggcTGTAAACTAAAAATCTTTTCAACtgttttaaactgttcattGGTCAAAATAAGACCTCAGGCTAGATGTTTTGGCAATTTTTAGGAGTTTCACAGAACATTACCCTCACATTAACCTATTAATTCACAGTATTCAATAGAATAATTGCTAATTATAATATTCATTAGTTTCAGGCCTAGGTTAATGTTTCAGATTAATATTTGATCAAAACAGGTTGCTGTTGAAAGGTGATGAACAACTGAATTATTtctatatatttcatatattttgtatagTTTGCTACATTGCAGACAAACTACTTTTCAactttgtttcttcctgtttttccccCCACTTTGGTAACTGTAGcatgacaacaacacaataGTGTTGGCAACCTGCAAGTGTTTCAGTTCCCACATACTGGATCTCACAGCACCCTACGACAAAGATGAGGATACAGGGACAGCCTGAGGGTGCAAGGAGGCGTCTGGATTTAAATGCAGTCGGTGAGCTCAGGGGTGTGGAGGTCATCCGTGGTCGGGCAGGATATGGCTTTACTATTTCAGGACAGAGGCCATGTCTGT
It encodes:
- the msantd1 gene encoding myb/SANT-like DNA-binding domain-containing protein 1, which translates into the protein MASDDGFSYLMPGHSEKHRRAPNWTDGEMKALLYVWEEHHNELKMSKRNAKVYEKMSQRFFHLTGEQRFKEEIKMKITNMSFQYRRLKSTVGESGETPDWPYYKSIEKILSKPLENGRVNSLEFQASAAGPSTSSQSTDNLAPQSEEGMLGFLPEYTGSSDEMEIKQELDSLSSDSDNTQGSSSHPISARKRHANKHLSMKKKKLRVMQAMLQQQKRSSRAIEETCREVRRALHQQNLLQVQCVQLQERMMNLLEKMIQPPSTTSASWGQSGAKDPGKP